A window of Candidatus Latescibacterota bacterium genomic DNA:
AAGGTGCTGCGAGATGATGCGATGCAGGGTCGGGTTCGTGAAGGCGGCGACCACCTCGCAGCGATTAATACTGACAGCAAAGGCTGTACCAGTACTATTTGAAAAAGCTTCATGATTTGCTGTTATCCTTTGTCGACAGGGGCTTTCTCTGTTCCTCCGATTTCAGTACACCTTCCCCGAAAGTCCCAGTTGTTCCCCGTTGTTCCTTTGCCCTGTTTTAGCTCCCGGGCATGTTTCGGGCTACTTTGCAACATCTGATACCGTTCCTGCAATATCAGTCCGATGACAGGCGGACAGGTGAGGGAGAAGCGGGCGTAATCTCAAATCCAGCGGAAGAAGTGTCCTCCGCAGGTCATGCCTGGTCTGACAGGTATTGACGCCCCCGTCATATTTTTCTTGACAGATTCGGGCTATTTATTGTTTAGTGAGTGAGTTAGGTCTTTGTCTGCGCCTAAGGCGTGGAGGGGAAATTGAATCCTGCTGACAAGGAGGAAGGGTAAATGACTAAAGCTGAAATCGTGGAGAATATTTCCAGCAGGACCGGCTTGACGAAAAAAGAAGTGGCAGAAGCGGTTGAATGTTTTCTTTCGACCATCTCGGAGGGCCTCGTCAGGGGTGAGCACTATGAGATTCGCGGCTTCGGCACTTTTAAAGTCAAGGAGCGTAAAGCCAGGATGGCCAGGAATCCCAGGACTGGCGAGCCGGTCCCGGTTCCCGACCGCAAGGTCCCTGTTTTCAAGGTATCACGTGAACTGAAGGAACTGGTAGCTCAGTCCTGATCCAATTGTCCGCGTACAAACCGATCATCGAAGCGACCCTTTTCGCGAGGCGGTAAGGGTATGGGGCGTTCTGTTTGCAGCTGGAAAGGCAGATTATGGCCATCTCCGTGGTCGATCTTAGAAGCGATACCGTTACAAGGCCGTCTGATGAAATGAGAAAGGTCATGTCCACCGCGGTGGTGGGTGACGATGTTCTCGGGGATGATCCCACGGTCCAGCGCCTTGAAAAATACATGATGGACCTTCTTGGCAAGGAGGCCGCGGTATTTGTGCCGAGCGGCACGATGGCGAATATCCTCGGACTGCTTTCTCAGGCCCGACCGGGCGACGAAGTGATCCTCGACAGGAATTGTCACATATTCAATTACGAGGCGGGTGGCGCGGCGGCTCTTGGTGGCCTGCAGCTTCACCCTCTGGATGGGCCTGACGGATTCCTTCCTGTCGATGCTCTACGTACGGCCATAAGGCCGGTCAACATACATCATCCAAGGACTTCCCTTGTAGCAGTGGAGAACACTCACAACCGCGGCAGCGGAAGAGTATATCCTTATGATGGATTGAAAGAAGTATATCGTGTAGCCGGAGAGAACGGCCTCCGTGTCCACCTTGACGGTGCGAGGCTGGCAAACGCCGTAGTCGCGAGTGGTGTACCATTCGAGGAATACGGAAAGATCGCCGATTCGATCAATATCTGTTTTTCGAAAGGCCTCGGCGCGCCGGTCGGTTCGATATTCATTTCCGATGGCGAGACGGTAGAGAAGGCCCGATTCTGGAGAAAACGGTTGGGTGGAGGGATGAGGCAGGCGGGGATACTCGCAGAGGCGTGTCTTTACGCGATGGAGAATAATATCGAACGACTAGCGGAGGACCATGCGAAGGCATCGCGGATAGGGGCACTTATTCAGTCGATGCCAGGGCTGAGGCTGCTCTTTCCCATCGACACGAATATAGTCATCTTCCGCGTCGAGGACGAATCGATCGATTTCGACAGATTTTGCGCTGACCTCGAATCGGCGGGGATCATGGCGCTTGCTTTCGGCAGCAGGTCGTTAAGGATGGTCACCCATCTGGATATATCGGATGCCGACATGGAAAAAGTGGAAGAAATCATGTCGGGGATCATCGGATCCCACGGGTCGGGAAAGTCCGGAAAATGAGGACTTATCCTTTCTATCTGGTCAGTACTCCAATCGGAAATCTCGAGGATATCTCACGTCGGTCCATAGAGGTGCTCGGCTCTATCGATGTCCTTTTTGCTGAGGACACGAGGAAGACGAGGACCCTCCTTCAGAGGTACGGGATAAATGTCCCGGTCATCGCCTTTCATGACCATAACAAGGAAAAGGTGACGCCTGGAGTGATCGAGCGACTGAAGGATGGAGAGACCGCGGCTCTGGTCTCTGATGCGGGTATGCCCGGAATCTCCGATCCCGGATATTATCTTGTGAGGCGCCTCATCGATGAAGGTATCGCGTTTACTGTTATTCCCGGTGCGAGCGCCGTTACGACGGCACTTGTACTCTCGGGTCTGCCGACTGACAGGTTTGCTTTTCTCGGATATCTGCCCAGGAAGAAAGGGGCGCTGGCTCGTGTCCTGGGTGAAGCTGCTGAGTATACAGGCACATCGATATTTTTTGAGAGCCCTCACAGGATAATCAAAACCCTGAGGGTAGCTGGTGAAGTGATGGGTGACAGGGAAGTCGTCGTTGCCAGAGAGATGACCAAACTGCATGAGGAGATAATCAGGGGGACCGGTGATGAAGTGGCCGACAGGATGGAAAAGTCCAGGGTCAGGGGGGAAATCACTTTGCTGGTCAGGGGGCGGGGGCGAAAAGGCTGATTAGTCGGGCTTAATGGAACTGCTTGACAGCGGTGCTAATGAAATTCATAATACTGCCCTGTGCGGAATAATGCGCCGGGAGGATCAGGGAAAGAGGATACGAATTGGCAGGAAAGTCGGAAATCAAGGAAAGGCTCAGGGGGCTTCTCGACCCGGTCGTAGCTCTCTGCTCGTATGTAGGAATATCTCCGATGGGGATGACCCTGTTCGGCATATTTCTCAGTTTCATAGGCGCTGTTTACGTGGCAAAGGGCAAATTGTTTGCCGGAGCGATCATACTCATTATTTCGGGCCTGGCCGACACGATAGACGGGTCGCTGGCCAGAAGCCAGGGCAAGGTGACCACTTTCGGAGCGTTCATCGACTCGGCAGGTGACAGAGTCAGTGAAATGGCCTATTTCATGGGACTTGTCTTCTACTTTATGGGTCAGGGTCAGGGTAACGGCACTCTTGTATTCTTTGTGCTTGTGGCTCTGGCTGGTTCGTTTCTCACCAGCTACGCGAGGGCAAGAGCGGAAGGACTGGGTCTGGAATGTGCTGTTGGGATCCTCGAACGGCCTGAACGGGTCGCTCTTATGATCGCTGGACTGATTTTCGGGAAAGTCGTGTTGACGGCTGTCATAGTATTTCTCGCCGCGATGAGCATCTTCACCTTCCTGCAGAGAGTTCAGCACGTCAGGAAGATAACGACAGAGAAGGTCGGGGATTCGGACAGCTTGCTTTGATCCACCTCCCGGCCGACTAATAGAGATTATTTATTACTGGTAGAAACCACTCTTTTTCAGGGGGCTGCCGGTAGACGCCGTCGGGGTAACGGCCTATGAAGCCAAATATCAGGACCATTCTCCGGACTTCTGTACCTATAGTCGTCGATTTCGGAGCCCAGGTGATGATGTGGACCGTCGAGCCGATGCTCGTCGGCCATCTTGCCTTGTCTACGATGCACAAGTTCTACCCCGGACTCGGTGCTTCGGGCGTCGATGCCCTGACAGCCCTCGGCAATGTCGTACAGATCATCCTTTTTACATGCACCATCCTTCTTACATTCGTTTTCGGCGCGACTATAATAATCAACAGGTCACTGGGGGCCGGGAAGAAGGAACATGCAAACCATTTTCTCGGGCAGACACTCTTTACATCGATGTTTCCCGCCATCGGCATCTCGCTGATCTGGTATTTTTCGGCTCCCTTTATTTTCAGTACAATACTTGGGGCCTCGCCCGCGGTGACTGTGATCTGTGTCGACTACATGAGGATGATCGCCTGGTTCGCGCCATTTATCATAATGAATTTTGTCGCCATCGGGATAGTAAGGGGAGCTGGGGACACGCATCTTTCGATGATGATAGGGCTTATGGCGAATATCATTCACCTGGTCCTGGCTATCCTTCTCGTCTATGGCCTGTGGGGGTTTCCCCATATGGGGGTCAGGGGTGCAGCGCTGGCGGCAGGGATCGGCCATACGACAGGATTTTTCTTTACATACATTGTGATCCTCCGTGGCAAGAGCGTACTCACTTTCAGGTGGCACGATTTCCGGAGCATCCGCCGCAAGACTATAGGCAATATGGTAAAGACCGGCATCCCAAGCACTCTCGAGCAGCTTGCCTGGATGACCGGTGTGACGATAGTGATCGGTTTCAGCAACAGGCTGGGGGCAACGGCGGCAGCGGCACACATCGTCGCTCTGACTTTCCAGAGATTGTTTGCGGTAATGTACCTCGCTTTCGGTATGGGAGCCCTTACAATGGTCGGACAGCGGTTCGGTGCAAAGGAATACAAAAGGGCAGGAAAAACAGCGAATCTTTTCGCCAGGCTCGTCGGTTGCCTGGTTCTTTTTCTCTCTGCGGTCATATATTTCAGGGCGAGATATTTTGTCATCATATTTACGACAGACCCGGATGTGATCGACCTCTGTGTGAAGGTCCTTCGGATCGTAGCCTTTGTGCAGGTCCCCAAGGCTATGTCGTATATTTTCTCATTCAGTCTCAGGGGAGTCGGTGAGAACAGGTACCCGATGTACCTTGCATTTATCGGTGTGTTTGTCATCGAGATCATACTTGGATTCAACCTCGCCTTCACCTTCGGGTTCGCTTTGTACGGGCTCTGGGCCGCTGCGGGGGTCGACGAGCTGTTCAAGTCCCTTATGGCAATCCGAAAGTTCAGGAGTCGGATAAAAGCACTGGTCAAGTTATCGGTGGATTAGATCCTGGCCATGAACAGGAAAGGCATGTGATGAGTGGCTTTTTCATGACATTCGAAGGGATAGAGGGTTCGGGAAAATCTACCGTGGCCCGGCTTGTCGCCGATGAGCTGAAAAAGGCGGGAATAGATATTCTTTTGACCCGCGAACCGGGAGGGACAAGGACATCCGAAGCGATCAGGTCGATTCTTCTCGATCCCGATCGTGCCGAGATATCAGCCCGTGCCGAACTTCTCATGTATCTCGCCAGCAGATCTCAGCTGGTCGATGAGGTGATATCTCCAGCCCTGAGAGGGGGCAGGACAGTCATATGCGACCGGTTTATGGACGCTTCTGTGGCCTACCAGGGTTGGGCGAGGGGGCTTGGTGAAAAGATCGTTGAGGATCTTAACTCGTTTACCGTAGGGGAGTTCATTCCCGATATGACCTTCCTGTTCGATCTTCCGGTTGAGACCGGATTCAGCCGAGGCCCCGAGAAGAGAGAATCTGACGGAGTCCGGATCAAGGACAGGTTGGAGCGTGAGGCCAGATCGTTCCACGAAAAGGTCAGGGAAGGGTATCTGAGGATCGCTGAAAGGGAACCGGGAAGATTTGTCGTAATCGATGCAGCTTTATCTCTCCAGGAAGTCACTGTTGCAGTACTTGGGAACATTCGACCCCACCTTGACGTACAATTCTAAGAGGCACGAACAAAAAGAGGTAATAGCCTTCGCCCTGCCCGCGGAGGCAAAATCGTTTGTTAGGCAGTGCTTTAATCGGTATATTCAGCCTGTGGGTTTTTAAAGATGTGAGAAATACCCGTAAGGCATGGATTATGATAGAGGATTTCTATAGATAAAGACCATAGACCCATAAGATCGGCCCCACAGACTCGCCGATCGGGTAACGTGACTGGAGGTCAGGTTTGAAGAAAATGAAGAAATTTTTAATACCGGCAGTATTGATAGTGATCATTGGCGCAACGGCATGGATCGTGAGCGCGGCTGACGAGCGCGAGGCAGGAGAGCGCAGCCAGTACGATGAGCTGACGCGATTCAATAATGTCCTTGTGAAGATCCTCGATTTCTATGTAGAGGAAAAGGATTTTACCGAGCTGATCGATGGCGCGATAGACGGTATGCTCAGCACGCTCGATCCCCACTCGATATATATGGACAGCTCACAGTACGAGAATCTGATGATCGATACAGAGGGCGAGTTCGGTGGGCTGGGGATACAGATAGTAGTCAGAGACAAGTTCCCGACAGTCATCTCCCCGATAGACGACACGCCTGCTATGAGGCTCGGTATCCAGGGTGGTGACAGGATCATCGAGATCGAGGGCGAGTCGACAAAGGGCTGGAGCAGCGATCAGGCGGTCAAAAAACTCCGCGGCGCCGCGGGGACCCAGGTCAATATCATGATCGGCAGAGAAGGGCTGGACGAACCGCTGCCATTTACTATAACGAGAGAGATCATCAGGGTCCCGAGTATCACATATTCGACGATAATGGAAGATGTGGGGTATGTCAGAGTTGCGAGGTTCGCCAAGAAGACCGCGCGAGACTTGAGTGTCATTCTCCGGGGATTCGAACAGCAGAATATAAAGGGAGTCATCCTCGATCTTCGCGGGAATCCGGGCGGATTGCTGACGTCGGCATTCGAGGTCTCTGATCTGTTCCTGGATAAAGATAAACTCATCGTCTACACCGAGAGCAGGATCCAGCAGAACAATACGAAATTTTATTCGAAAGCCAGGAAGCTGCACAGCAATTATCCCGTTGTGATCCTGGTGAACGGTGCGAGCGCTTCTGCTTCCGAAATCGTCGCTGGCGCTCTTCAGGACTGGGACAGGGCTATCGTCGTCGGGCAGACGACATTCGGTAAAGGCAGTGTTCAGACCGTCTTCAAGGTAGGCGAGGGTGAAGCGCTGAAACTGACTACCCAGAAATATTTCACGCCAAGCAAGAGATGTATCCACAAGGATTACGACGAGGATGGCAAGGCGGTAGAGACCGAGGACAGCAAGAAGGAATATCATACAGCTTCGGGCAGAGTGGTATACGGTGGTGGGGGAATCTCTCCCGACTGGAAGATAGAGCTCCCCAAGTTTACGGGATTTCAGAGGAAACTTGAGCTCAGAAGCCTCTTTTTCTCGTTCGCGATCGGATACTCCGCCTATCATGAGATCGGTGATGAGTTTGTCGTGGACGACGAGATCCTGGCCGAATTCAAGAAGCATCTGGATGAAAAAGAGCTCGAATACACAGAGGAAGACTGGACCGAGG
This region includes:
- a CDS encoding integration host factor subunit beta; its protein translation is MTKAEIVENISSRTGLTKKEVAEAVECFLSTISEGLVRGEHYEIRGFGTFKVKERKARMARNPRTGEPVPVPDRKVPVFKVSRELKELVAQS
- the ltaE gene encoding low-specificity L-threonine aldolase; amino-acid sequence: MAISVVDLRSDTVTRPSDEMRKVMSTAVVGDDVLGDDPTVQRLEKYMMDLLGKEAAVFVPSGTMANILGLLSQARPGDEVILDRNCHIFNYEAGGAAALGGLQLHPLDGPDGFLPVDALRTAIRPVNIHHPRTSLVAVENTHNRGSGRVYPYDGLKEVYRVAGENGLRVHLDGARLANAVVASGVPFEEYGKIADSINICFSKGLGAPVGSIFISDGETVEKARFWRKRLGGGMRQAGILAEACLYAMENNIERLAEDHAKASRIGALIQSMPGLRLLFPIDTNIVIFRVEDESIDFDRFCADLESAGIMALAFGSRSLRMVTHLDISDADMEKVEEIMSGIIGSHGSGKSGK
- the rsmI gene encoding 16S rRNA (cytidine(1402)-2'-O)-methyltransferase, which produces MRTYPFYLVSTPIGNLEDISRRSIEVLGSIDVLFAEDTRKTRTLLQRYGINVPVIAFHDHNKEKVTPGVIERLKDGETAALVSDAGMPGISDPGYYLVRRLIDEGIAFTVIPGASAVTTALVLSGLPTDRFAFLGYLPRKKGALARVLGEAAEYTGTSIFFESPHRIIKTLRVAGEVMGDREVVVAREMTKLHEEIIRGTGDEVADRMEKSRVRGEITLLVRGRGRKG
- a CDS encoding CDP-alcohol phosphatidyltransferase family protein, whose product is MAGKSEIKERLRGLLDPVVALCSYVGISPMGMTLFGIFLSFIGAVYVAKGKLFAGAIILIISGLADTIDGSLARSQGKVTTFGAFIDSAGDRVSEMAYFMGLVFYFMGQGQGNGTLVFFVLVALAGSFLTSYARARAEGLGLECAVGILERPERVALMIAGLIFGKVVLTAVIVFLAAMSIFTFLQRVQHVRKITTEKVGDSDSLL
- a CDS encoding MATE family efflux transporter; translation: MKPNIRTILRTSVPIVVDFGAQVMMWTVEPMLVGHLALSTMHKFYPGLGASGVDALTALGNVVQIILFTCTILLTFVFGATIIINRSLGAGKKEHANHFLGQTLFTSMFPAIGISLIWYFSAPFIFSTILGASPAVTVICVDYMRMIAWFAPFIIMNFVAIGIVRGAGDTHLSMMIGLMANIIHLVLAILLVYGLWGFPHMGVRGAALAAGIGHTTGFFFTYIVILRGKSVLTFRWHDFRSIRRKTIGNMVKTGIPSTLEQLAWMTGVTIVIGFSNRLGATAAAAHIVALTFQRLFAVMYLAFGMGALTMVGQRFGAKEYKRAGKTANLFARLVGCLVLFLSAVIYFRARYFVIIFTTDPDVIDLCVKVLRIVAFVQVPKAMSYIFSFSLRGVGENRYPMYLAFIGVFVIEIILGFNLAFTFGFALYGLWAAAGVDELFKSLMAIRKFRSRIKALVKLSVD
- the tmk gene encoding dTMP kinase translates to MSGFFMTFEGIEGSGKSTVARLVADELKKAGIDILLTREPGGTRTSEAIRSILLDPDRAEISARAELLMYLASRSQLVDEVISPALRGGRTVICDRFMDASVAYQGWARGLGEKIVEDLNSFTVGEFIPDMTFLFDLPVETGFSRGPEKRESDGVRIKDRLEREARSFHEKVREGYLRIAEREPGRFVVIDAALSLQEVTVAVLGNIRPHLDVQF
- a CDS encoding S41 family peptidase; this translates as MKKMKKFLIPAVLIVIIGATAWIVSAADEREAGERSQYDELTRFNNVLVKILDFYVEEKDFTELIDGAIDGMLSTLDPHSIYMDSSQYENLMIDTEGEFGGLGIQIVVRDKFPTVISPIDDTPAMRLGIQGGDRIIEIEGESTKGWSSDQAVKKLRGAAGTQVNIMIGREGLDEPLPFTITREIIRVPSITYSTIMEDVGYVRVARFAKKTARDLSVILRGFEQQNIKGVILDLRGNPGGLLTSAFEVSDLFLDKDKLIVYTESRIQQNNTKFYSKARKLHSNYPVVILVNGASASASEIVAGALQDWDRAIVVGQTTFGKGSVQTVFKVGEGEALKLTTQKYFTPSKRCIHKDYDEDGKAVETEDSKKEYHTASGRVVYGGGGISPDWKIELPKFTGFQRKLELRSLFFSFAIGYSAYHEIGDEFVVDDEILAEFKKHLDEKELEYTEEDWTEENTDYVKQGIRREVFRKLYGTKGAYVATLAEDYEIIEVLEMFRKVNTLEEVFSYATSHTKVAEAEAE